The sequence CAGAACGATTACCCGCCGCGCCTACGGCTTTCACAACGCCGGCAACCTCATCGCCTTCATCTTCCTCTGTTGCACCGGGCTCATCCTCCGTCCCGTCTTCAAGACGCCCGTTTCACACCCACTCGAATGTTAGGAGAGCCCGATTTTCTGATGCGGGCCTTGCAGCGAAACGGATTCGCCAACATCGGGACCTCGCGCGCGAGCGACGACGGATTGACACTGAACGACGCGTACATTCTGTCCGTCGTGCGCTGCGCGCCGCCCGACAACAAACCGCTGCCCGAAGAGATCGCCCGCTGCCGCCCGCACCTGACCGCCGAGCTGGCGGCGCTGCCGCGCCTGCAGGTGGTGGTGGCGCTGGGCAAGATCGGTTTCGATGGCTACCTCGCGCACCTGGCGGAGTCATTTTCGCGCGCGCGGGTGCGACCGCGGCCGGCCTTCGCCCATGGCTGCCAGGTGGTA comes from Polyangia bacterium and encodes:
- a CDS encoding uracil-DNA glycosylase family protein — encoded protein: MLGEPDFLMRALQRNGFANIGTSRASDDGLTLNDAYILSVVRCAPPDNKPLPEEIARCRPHLTAELAALPRLQVVVALGKIGFDGYLAHLAESFSRARVRPRPAFAHGCQVVLPVGPPVLLGAYHPSRQNTNTGKLTPAMLETVFRRARSIIDSAP